In Sciurus carolinensis chromosome 4, mSciCar1.2, whole genome shotgun sequence, the sequence gatcctcctgcctcagtcacggAGGCcgtgagattacaggcatgcggcACTGCGCCTGGCTTTGTTTTCTTAGGCTCTCATCCCAATAATTCACCAATACTGTACAGGGAtatatgtttaaaacattttgaattaaGGGCTTCAGAAAGGTGAGTTTTGACTAAGATGAAGGAAGACAAGCATTTGGGAGCCAGAGAGTTGCTTTTTCTCAAAGTTCATGAGAATATACCCAACATCCGGTTGGAGATCAGTGGAAAGAAGAATCAGTCGGAGCCTTGGAAAGtcaggaaagaacaaaaaaaaaaaaaaaaaaaaaaaaaaaaggaataacttGAGTAATGGAGATCTCGTAGGAGGTAGCCAGGCTGAAAAGTGACAGTATGGAATAGAAACATGGTATGATGAACTTAGTGGGAGGGTCACAGTGGTCAGACTCTGAGGAAGGGCATTATGGATCTCACTTTCATCTTCTAGCACCCAGCAAGTAGAGGTGGGGCCATGATAAGAACTGACTGGCGAGCACATGCCATGGTGAATGGACAGCATTGTCGTAGTCACGGTGCACAATCTCCAtgctatacatttatttttcatagatctATGAAAAATGTCTCCTCACTTAATATCTTTTCAGTAAGAATGCAGAGAATAAGGAGTTTGAGAAGGTCTAGCTGTATgttcttaaaagacaaaaataagtaaGCAAAATTATGTTTATACTAAGGTATAATTCTCTTCAGTCACTTCATAGTGTAATAGCCTGTTGAGGCAACTTCCAACAAGAATGTCATTTAGATGCTTCCATGATGGCTGAGGGGTGAGTACTGTGGTCTGCAGGGAAGAGTAATAAATATAACTCTGGTAATCAATCCATTGTCCATCTAAAGGCAAGGACTATTTCAATAGAATAGTTCTCATTCTgttggaataaaatttaaaaaacatacacagTGCCTGTGAAAGGAATAGAATGTTTGGCTTATGGTCAAGCAGAGCATAGGACTTATTgaaaaaaagcaatatatattacaattttcttctttatttttcagctAGTTTCCATTAGTGCAGTTTCCCAAAAGATGTGGATCACGTTTTCAATTTAGATATTACTACAGAACACTATAATTCAAatttctttgctggttttcactaaATAATCCAAACTTCCAGCCAATAACcaatgttttaaatgatttcctAGTGCTATTTACATACAATAGCCAACTCTCAAAATGATAATACCTTTAGGAGCAAATATCCTCAGAATGCAGTGCGTGACTTACCTGGAGAGAGATTCAATAAAAGTTTGGGGTGGATGATGAACCTAGTCTACAGGAATTCCACATTAAGTCATAATTGGCTTTGTGCTGAGAGAGTAGATGTCAATTGGAGAAATGAGGCCCAGGGGAGAGTAAGAGTATTTTAACAACAAAGCAACTGATTGCCCACTTATTATTCAAAACAATAGAACCACAGGAAGGACTTCTCTAATCCCACAACAGAAGTGTAACCTGGCCCAGATGTCCATCCTTGAGAAAATGTCTACGGCAGATTTGATGGAGAATCTCAGAGAAGAACTCACCTGCTTCATCTGCTTGGACTATTTCAGCAGCCCAGTGACCACTGAGTGTGGGCATAGCTTCTGTCTGAGGTGTCTCCTTAAGAGCTGGGAGGAACAAAACACACTTTTATCTTGTCCTGAGTGCTGGAGGACTTTGGGGGGCCCTCATTTCCAGCCCAATGAGCGGCTGGGGAGACTGGCTAGCATCGGCAGGCAGCTCAGATCCCAGGTGCTGCAGAGTGAGGAGGAACAAGTCAACTGTGGGAGAATGCCCCCCACGAGGGTGTTCTCTGATGATGAGCAGAGTGTAACTGTTTTTTCAAGCCAGAGTCATGGAATAAACAGAGTGTATCTCTCGAGTGAGGCTGAGGAGCAACACAGAGTAAGACCGGCTGCTCAATATAAATCTCAGAACCAATCAGGCTCCGGGTCATCTTGTAGTTACTGGTTTTCATGTCTCTTCACAACTTGGTGCTCTGCTCATTAGCCACTGAGTTTGTCTTTATTGCAGGAGAAACTCCAGGAAATCCTAAGTCTTCTCCgtaaaaagaggaaggaagctcAGGCTATACTGACCCACGAGAGGGAGAGAGTGATATTGTGTAAGGTCAGTATCTGTCTTTCTCTTATGCTTGAGTGTGATCCTATAAGGAAGGCTGTAGGGATACATGGTGAAATATCAGGGAGTCAAAAGGACAATTGTTTCTGGTCCTGGTCCCACAATATGAGTTCCTTACTTCAGGCTGCCTGCCTCTGCTTGTCTACCTGGGAATCTCACAACTCAGCTCAAGTTCAACCTTGCCCAGacagatgttttctttctttctttcttttttgggggggagggggtgtatcaaggattgaactcaggggcacacaaccactcagccacatccccagccctattttgtattttatttggagacagggtctcactgagttgcttagcgcctcaccattgctgagtctggctttgaactcaatgaccctcctgcctcagcctcccgagcttctgggattataggcgcgtgccaccgtgcccagccagacttactattatttttttcttctttgtgcatCTAGACAATCTTGGTTACTTCTATtatggctctgattttaatgatcaAAACCATACATTATACACACAGCCATATAATATAGGATGGAAATCAATTTTAAAGAAGTGTCTCAAATGCTTTCAGGGGGGAAAAAGagaatgtgaattaaaaataaatgagagaaagggaTATAAAGGCAGAATAGTAGCTTGAATTAAACCTGAACTAATACCTAAGCTTAGTCACAGATTTAGATATAAGTTGTCTAGCAGTTAAAGCAAAGAACTACATGcttaattagatttaaaaaaaatatggatgTCTAAGCCTCCCAGTAGACTTTGAGGCCTTAAGTGCAAATATTTAAGATGTACATTTCTGTGTCCAGTATGTGAGCAAATACCTACTTTTGTTGAagtttttgttgaataaatgcacACATGCATTTTTCACAAGTTTTCTCCTtagttaattttgcttttttttttttttttttaaatcacagtacGGATGATcacctgtcatttttttctttgtttgtttgcttgtttatttttggtttcctCCAATAGAATGACAGTTCCTGGGaactgaagtttttctttttttcttttggtaccagggattgaacttgggggcactttatcactcaaccacattcccaaccctattttgtattttatttggagacagggtctcactgagttgctcagcacctcaccattgctgaggctggctttgaacctacaatcctcctgtctcagcctcccgagctttttttttttttaaaaattttttagttgtcaatgggtcttttattttatttatttatatgtggtgctgagtagcaaaaccagggcctcacacatgccaggcaagcgctctaccactgagtcacaattccagccccagaagttttgcttttgattttattgtgTCGGTTGCATATACACTTTTGGAAAGCATCAACCTTTCCACCCAGCTAGTCAATAGAAGGTGTATGTTATGTATGAGGTTTCGAGAATTGTTACTGTAGGACTTTGGAGGGATTAAAAATCTATGGACCTGAGTGTTTCTGTTACTAATTTGATTAtattgtctgtgtgtgtgtacctgtgcacatgtatgtgaTGGCAGGAAGAGACAAAAACTTGTAAACAGGTTGTTGTGTCAGAATATATGAAGATGCACCAGTTCCTGAAGGAGGAAGAACAGCTCCAACTCCAGCTactagaaaaggaggaaagaaagaacatgaaaaaactgAGGGACAACGAGATCCAGCTGGCCCAGCAAATCAGAAGCCTCAACAAAATGATCGGACAGATAGAGACCACATGTCAGAACTCGGCTTTTGAATCTTTTGAGGTGAGGATAAAATTCACGAGAGTGTCAGAAAACTAAAAAGCGTTGGGgctgtaactctgtggtagagcattcacctagcatgcttgaggccctgggtttaattcctagaactgaacaacaacaacaaaaaagtca encodes:
- the Triml1 gene encoding probable E3 ubiquitin-protein ligase TRIML1, producing MSILEKMSTADLMENLREELTCFICLDYFSSPVTTECGHSFCLRCLLKSWEEQNTLLSCPECWRTLGGPHFQPNERLGRLASIGRQLRSQVLQSEEEQVNCGRMPPTRVFSDDEQSVTVFSSQSHGINRVYLSSEAEEQHREKLQEILSLLRKKRKEAQAILTHERERVILCKEETKTCKQVVVSEYMKMHQFLKEEEQLQLQLLEKEERKNMKKLRDNEIQLAQQIRSLNKMIGQIETTCQNSAFESFEEVRGALERSESLLLQCPEATATELSLCHITGMREMLRKFSTEITLDPDTANAYLVLSEDLKSVRYGGIRQQLPDNPERFDQSATVLGAQVFTHGRHYWEVEVGNKTEWEVGICKDSVSRKGNLPKPPGDLFSLIGLKIGEDYSLWVSSPLKGQHVQEPVHKVGVFLDYDCGHIAFYNVTDESLIYSFPPASFQEALRPIFSPCLPNEGTNTDPLIICSLNSHI